In the genome of Chryseobacterium arthrosphaerae, one region contains:
- a CDS encoding SusC/RagA family TonB-linked outer membrane protein, with protein MNVKLRVLTVGVLFFTGQAVFAQEKESKNGKDKETKIEEVVVLGYSKTATKAKTTTSSVTVGAETLENRPNISVLNSIQGTAPGIVVNSASGSPGSGKFNILIRGTSSLNGSTDPLYVIDGVITSGSQFRNLNSYDIDTFSILKDAQATAIYGNRAANGVVVITTKGGKFNSGLKVSYDALTSFSKIPGNKYNASNARELLQLQKILQAGKGNTLTQQEIDTWATDTDWNKVFTRVGISQQHNLAITGGGENINNFLSLGYVDSEGTVKSTDFKRFTLRNNLNGKSKNGKLTFGSIIGLGYSKRNQLDDETNTGIANNTLQNPLFGGILSRPYIGPSPYANGKELFNAIGNDATNNRQWILQDNVNGGIQNRFTELSISANANVNYKITDYLSIGNRTGIEYKEYQRTFARSPLGYLSISVANSDGSTYGGNEDFTTTNDLTFNSITNITFNKSFGDHTISAGAYMDYIKAHVSSTFQRQNGLNPLQWQFGAGTGYIPFNPDTPNYYRPSVSASKVTAGTLAYFGTLDYDYKDKYGVSGVVRRDGSYRFLPTNRWETFWSVAGRWNIDKENFMADSGFRLLKLRASIGTTGNQNLGIAADNQNPLALLPNNFLDLYSGISGYQNLLGYNFTNLSNPYLKWEQVKQTNIGLDFNYKGLIEGSVDYYQKRTTRMFNDLQKSSVTGYYSIRGNDGVLDNKGVEGLIRYNAIKTADTKLSIFANAAYNSNKIVSMGSENLAGDVVHAIGGPAGQYQLYPYIGVNPDNGNLQFLDRNGNITEAPTSADRRLTGKSRYAKFTGGFGFNFQHKGWFFDTLFSFQQGGWIYDNLNSWLMDPNAVVNRNLSADLLNAWTPDNRNTDVPSLGAKNLSLGSSDRFLRRSDFVRLKNISVGYNFTKEQLGKLPVRGIKVFVQAENLYTWTKWKGFDPEPITSYSLNVYPNPKTVSVGLNVDF; from the coding sequence ATGAATGTGAAACTGCGTGTTTTGACAGTTGGAGTCCTGTTTTTTACAGGACAGGCTGTATTTGCTCAAGAAAAAGAATCTAAGAACGGGAAGGACAAAGAAACTAAGATTGAGGAGGTAGTTGTTCTGGGATATAGCAAGACTGCTACAAAAGCTAAAACGACAACGTCTTCAGTAACAGTAGGTGCTGAAACTTTAGAAAACAGACCGAATATTTCGGTGCTAAACTCAATTCAGGGTACAGCTCCCGGTATTGTGGTAAACTCTGCTTCGGGTTCTCCGGGTTCAGGAAAATTCAATATCCTGATCAGAGGAACAAGTTCCCTTAACGGTTCTACAGATCCTTTATACGTTATAGACGGGGTAATTACTTCAGGATCTCAGTTCAGAAACCTGAACTCTTATGATATTGATACATTCAGTATCCTGAAAGATGCCCAGGCAACAGCAATCTATGGTAACAGAGCTGCAAACGGAGTTGTTGTCATTACAACAAAAGGAGGGAAATTCAATTCCGGACTGAAGGTTTCTTATGATGCCTTAACTTCTTTCAGCAAGATCCCTGGAAATAAATACAATGCATCAAATGCCCGTGAGCTACTGCAGCTTCAGAAGATTTTGCAGGCAGGAAAAGGGAATACTTTAACACAACAGGAGATCGATACCTGGGCAACAGATACTGACTGGAACAAAGTATTTACCCGTGTAGGTATTTCTCAGCAGCATAACCTTGCCATCACAGGAGGTGGAGAAAATATCAACAACTTCCTGTCTTTAGGATACGTAGACAGTGAAGGAACTGTAAAATCTACAGACTTCAAAAGATTTACATTAAGAAACAACCTTAATGGTAAGTCTAAAAACGGAAAATTAACTTTCGGTTCTATTATCGGTTTAGGATATTCCAAAAGAAATCAGTTGGATGATGAAACCAATACAGGTATTGCTAACAACACCCTTCAGAACCCATTATTCGGAGGAATCCTTTCAAGACCGTACATCGGCCCATCTCCTTATGCCAACGGAAAAGAGCTCTTCAATGCGATTGGAAATGATGCGACCAACAACAGACAGTGGATCCTTCAGGATAACGTGAATGGAGGAATCCAGAACAGATTCACAGAATTAAGTATTTCTGCCAATGCCAATGTAAACTATAAGATTACAGATTACCTGAGCATCGGAAACAGAACAGGTATTGAATATAAAGAATATCAGAGAACTTTCGCAAGATCACCACTAGGTTACCTTTCTATCAGTGTTGCCAACAGTGACGGATCTACTTACGGAGGAAATGAAGATTTCACAACAACGAATGATTTAACATTCAACAGTATTACGAACATTACGTTCAATAAGTCTTTTGGAGACCACACGATTAGTGCAGGTGCATACATGGACTATATCAAAGCTCACGTAAGCTCAACTTTCCAGAGACAAAACGGTCTGAACCCACTACAGTGGCAGTTTGGTGCAGGAACAGGTTATATCCCTTTTAACCCGGATACTCCCAACTATTACAGACCTTCAGTAAGTGCTTCTAAAGTTACCGCAGGTACATTGGCTTACTTCGGAACATTAGATTATGATTACAAAGACAAATATGGAGTAAGTGGGGTTGTAAGAAGAGATGGTTCTTATCGTTTCCTTCCTACGAACAGATGGGAGACTTTCTGGTCAGTAGCAGGGAGATGGAATATCGACAAAGAAAACTTCATGGCTGATTCAGGATTCAGATTATTAAAGCTAAGAGCTTCCATTGGTACTACAGGTAACCAGAACTTAGGAATCGCAGCTGATAATCAAAACCCATTAGCATTACTTCCCAATAACTTCCTTGACCTTTATTCCGGTATTTCAGGATATCAGAACTTGTTAGGGTACAACTTTACCAACCTTTCAAACCCTTATTTGAAGTGGGAGCAGGTAAAACAGACTAACATCGGTTTAGACTTTAATTATAAAGGTCTGATCGAAGGTAGCGTTGATTATTATCAGAAGAGAACAACAAGAATGTTCAACGATCTTCAGAAATCTTCAGTTACAGGATACTATTCTATCAGAGGAAATGATGGGGTACTTGATAACAAAGGGGTTGAAGGTTTGATCAGATATAATGCGATTAAAACTGCAGATACCAAATTATCCATCTTTGCCAATGCAGCTTATAACTCCAACAAAATTGTATCAATGGGCAGTGAAAACCTTGCCGGTGATGTTGTACATGCGATAGGAGGACCTGCTGGTCAGTATCAGCTATATCCATATATCGGAGTAAATCCTGATAATGGAAACTTACAGTTTCTTGACAGAAACGGAAACATAACTGAAGCTCCTACGTCTGCTGACAGAAGATTGACCGGAAAATCCCGTTATGCTAAATTTACAGGAGGATTTGGATTCAACTTCCAGCACAAAGGTTGGTTCTTCGACACATTATTCTCTTTCCAACAGGGAGGTTGGATTTATGATAACTTAAACTCCTGGTTAATGGATCCGAATGCAGTAGTCAACAGAAACCTTTCTGCAGACCTGTTAAATGCATGGACTCCTGATAACAGAAATACGGACGTACCTTCACTAGGTGCAAAAAACCTGAGCTTAGGTTCTTCTGACAGATTCTTACGCAGATCAGACTTTGTAAGACTTAAGAATATCTCTGTAGGATATAACTTTACCAAAGAGCAGTTAGGTAAACTGCCGGTAAGAGGTATTAAAGTATTTGTTCAGGCAGAAAACCTTTATACATGGACAAAGTGGAAAGGATTTGACCCGGAGCCTATTACTTCGTATTCACTAAATGTCTATCCGAACCCAAAGACCGTATCGGTAGGTTTAAATGTTGATTTTTAA
- a CDS encoding RagB/SusD family nutrient uptake outer membrane protein, producing MRKIKILLIILAGAVVSSCKTEFSEELPPITLPLDQAITNEKVLNTAVNGLYNLYQTSNDGVLNSYGALIPTLQELLGDNSFVAIVNSNRFSATRDPNLIFYTQNSGDLATVWSTLYKIIANANFILSYEGKIPDDSNTPGNPANQFGQAYAVRAMAYFTLVTLFSDNFNGSNPDVGVPLPLVFKPGTNLPRSSVKQVYDQIFADLTNASARIGTANGNKKFNAAAIDMLFSRYYLAIKDYAQANTYAQKVLDNSAYTLLPSSGVADFFSVTGESNPEIIFQIDYNSLDLPGANDGITATWSSTGRYKQNFATQAFFNKMGANDVRRGTWYRNTGYVLTLSDNPKPIDVMKYTVADRDIVVMRKTEAIFNQLEALYYINPAEALLKLNNWVKGNRDADYTYSGVGTDLLKEILMQKDIEMFLEGFRYSDLKRNGLDFKNPQTQVELTTSKVQFKAFPLPQAELNTNALLSQYPGY from the coding sequence ATGAGAAAAATAAAAATTTTATTAATAATATTAGCTGGAGCTGTGGTAAGTTCTTGTAAAACCGAATTTTCAGAAGAGCTGCCACCAATCACATTACCTTTAGATCAGGCTATTACTAATGAGAAAGTGTTGAATACTGCCGTGAATGGATTGTATAATTTATATCAGACAAGCAATGATGGGGTACTTAACTCTTATGGAGCACTGATTCCAACTTTACAGGAATTATTAGGTGATAACAGTTTTGTTGCTATAGTGAATTCAAATAGATTTTCAGCAACAAGAGATCCTAACCTAATTTTCTATACTCAAAACAGTGGAGATTTAGCAACTGTATGGTCAACCTTATATAAAATTATTGCTAATGCTAATTTTATACTCAGTTATGAAGGGAAAATTCCTGATGATTCAAATACACCAGGAAATCCTGCGAATCAGTTTGGTCAGGCGTATGCGGTGAGGGCAATGGCTTATTTTACATTGGTAACGTTATTCAGTGATAACTTTAATGGTTCAAACCCTGATGTTGGAGTCCCTTTGCCTTTAGTATTCAAACCGGGAACCAATCTTCCAAGATCCAGTGTAAAACAGGTATATGATCAGATATTTGCTGATTTAACAAATGCAAGCGCTAGAATTGGTACTGCAAATGGAAATAAAAAATTTAATGCCGCTGCAATAGATATGTTATTCTCAAGATATTATCTTGCGATTAAAGATTATGCGCAGGCTAATACTTATGCACAGAAAGTTCTTGATAATTCAGCTTATACTTTGTTGCCTTCTTCAGGTGTTGCGGATTTCTTTTCTGTGACAGGAGAAAGTAATCCGGAAATTATTTTTCAGATAGATTACAATTCACTTGATTTACCTGGAGCTAATGATGGGATTACGGCTACATGGTCATCTACTGGAAGGTACAAACAGAACTTTGCTACTCAGGCATTCTTTAATAAAATGGGAGCAAATGATGTTAGAAGAGGCACATGGTACAGAAATACAGGATATGTACTGACTTTAAGTGATAATCCTAAGCCGATTGATGTAATGAAATATACAGTAGCAGATAGGGATATTGTTGTAATGAGAAAAACAGAAGCGATCTTTAACCAGCTGGAAGCTTTATATTATATAAATCCTGCTGAAGCTTTATTAAAGCTGAATAATTGGGTGAAAGGAAATAGGGATGCTGATTATACTTACTCAGGAGTAGGTACAGATTTATTAAAAGAAATTTTAATGCAAAAAGATATTGAGATGTTTTTGGAAGGATTTAGATACAGCGATTTGAAAAGAAATGGCTTAGACTTTAAGAATCCTCAGACTCAGGTAGAGCTTACTACATCTAAAGTTCAATTTAAAGCTTTTCCATTACCACAGGCTGAATTGAATACAAATGCATTGTTATCTCAGTATCCTGGTTATTAA
- a CDS encoding SusC/RagA family TonB-linked outer membrane protein, whose protein sequence is MNVKLRVLTVGTLFFLGQVAFAQKNDKDTIPKENKIDEVVITGSYGIKITPEQSAGSLVKVSGNILEKPSAVSIDNILQGTVAGLMSSASSGQPGSSTITLIRGISSLTSGNDPLYIVDGVPVQSGDISGALTTQNALSLINPADIEDVQVLKDGVATAIYGSRGANGVIIITTKSGKKGKSSLQFVSEIGTSNVAFDKLNMLNAQEHVTYLGQALYNRYPNSDPVNGFTDLQEATDYGRTEILKWDGETNTNWKKLTRRNSPITNRYNLSYSGGFKDFTLYASLGYLKQDGLSRDAVFDRYTGTVKANWKATERLNITFSTNLSRTVQAGPSDASSYANPVFSGTLLSPTQNPYLSNGSYNLNLVYLNPQFNPLALTGTNLTKGTFDKVLTSLNVDYKILPYLTFNSNFGIDNTSGNEFIYWNPDFGDGYEPSNANGNGYYFKSIRNFFTWNWYNFLNFNKTFAEVHNVSASVGMESTRRTLEYNTLTKRGFPAGTKIRYADAAANATGASGRTDAWTLVGYIARASYTYNKFATITGSARRDNYSGYTKAGNFFGIGVSLDLGKMNFLPAYVNSLKFRASYGENGNQAAGPYAKYPQYTLAGNYLQTNAGYILTPGAPDGLVWEKSKKRNIGLDFSLGATGSIYGTFDVYSNINPDQVYDVPISPSTGFGSVLRNQAEVKSNGFETLLGYRKSTESFSWDIKANYSYNDSKVTYIKGDPTPTIVSGLKAFFPGHNPTEYYTRLWAGVDPSNGDPLWYTDASRTATTNDVNKAQLSFTGQKALPTHVASLINEFTYKGARLSFMLTYQGDYSVWDRWGFVYESDGAYPTVNTTWESLYDSWSPSNPNASRPKQMYNGNRSSNANSSRYLYKGDNIRLRNVELGYTFKGSMLNIPSIKGIYAYARGVNLYTYAFDKKLRFDPEANSNAYDYTVSNLGVFDMTQPNMRQFIFGIQVDF, encoded by the coding sequence ATGAATGTGAAATTACGTGTATTAACCGTTGGAACACTGTTTTTTTTAGGGCAGGTTGCTTTTGCGCAAAAAAATGACAAAGATACCATTCCTAAAGAGAATAAGATTGATGAAGTTGTTATCACCGGCTCTTATGGGATCAAAATAACACCTGAACAATCTGCTGGATCTCTTGTAAAAGTATCAGGGAACATTCTTGAAAAACCTTCTGCTGTTTCCATTGATAATATATTACAGGGAACTGTTGCTGGTTTAATGTCAAGTGCCAGCTCCGGGCAGCCGGGATCTTCAACAATAACCTTGATTCGGGGTATTTCTTCATTAACATCCGGTAACGATCCGTTATATATTGTTGATGGAGTGCCGGTTCAGTCTGGTGATATTTCAGGAGCTTTGACAACTCAAAATGCATTATCATTAATCAATCCTGCAGACATTGAAGATGTTCAGGTGCTAAAAGATGGTGTTGCAACAGCGATTTATGGATCCAGAGGAGCAAACGGAGTAATTATAATTACTACAAAATCAGGTAAGAAAGGTAAATCCAGCTTACAGTTTGTCAGTGAAATAGGTACCTCCAATGTAGCTTTTGATAAATTAAATATGTTAAATGCTCAGGAGCATGTGACTTATTTAGGACAAGCTCTTTATAATAGATACCCTAATTCGGATCCTGTAAATGGTTTTACAGATCTTCAGGAGGCTACGGACTATGGCCGAACTGAGATCTTGAAATGGGATGGTGAAACGAATACCAACTGGAAAAAATTAACCAGAAGAAATTCTCCAATTACAAATAGGTATAACTTAAGTTATTCAGGAGGCTTTAAAGATTTTACTTTATATGCGTCATTAGGATATTTGAAACAGGACGGATTGTCACGTGATGCCGTTTTTGATCGATATACGGGAACAGTGAAAGCAAATTGGAAAGCAACTGAGAGATTAAATATTACTTTTTCAACTAATCTGTCAAGAACAGTGCAGGCAGGGCCATCAGATGCTTCGTCTTATGCAAATCCTGTTTTCTCAGGAACTCTTCTCTCGCCTACTCAGAATCCTTATTTGAGTAATGGGAGTTATAATCTGAACCTGGTATATCTGAATCCTCAATTTAATCCACTTGCATTAACAGGAACAAACTTGACAAAAGGAACTTTTGATAAAGTGCTTACTTCATTAAACGTTGACTATAAAATTTTGCCTTATCTGACTTTTAATTCCAACTTCGGTATTGATAATACTTCAGGTAATGAATTTATTTATTGGAACCCTGATTTTGGAGACGGATATGAACCATCCAATGCAAATGGTAACGGATACTACTTTAAGAGTATAAGGAATTTTTTTACATGGAACTGGTATAACTTTTTAAACTTTAACAAAACATTTGCTGAAGTTCATAATGTCTCTGCATCAGTGGGAATGGAATCAACCAGAAGAACGCTGGAATATAATACGCTTACAAAAAGGGGATTCCCGGCTGGTACAAAAATTAGGTATGCTGATGCAGCGGCCAATGCTACCGGAGCGTCAGGAAGGACTGATGCGTGGACGCTTGTAGGCTATATTGCAAGAGCTTCATATACCTATAATAAATTTGCTACCATTACAGGATCTGCGAGAAGGGATAATTATTCAGGGTATACAAAAGCTGGAAACTTTTTTGGTATTGGTGTAAGTTTGGATTTAGGAAAGATGAATTTCTTACCGGCTTATGTTAATTCGTTAAAGTTTAGAGCAAGTTATGGAGAAAATGGTAATCAGGCGGCAGGTCCATATGCTAAATATCCGCAGTATACCTTAGCAGGAAATTATCTTCAGACCAACGCCGGATATATCCTGACACCTGGAGCGCCGGATGGATTGGTTTGGGAAAAATCAAAGAAAAGAAATATTGGGTTAGACTTCTCGTTAGGAGCAACAGGGAGTATTTATGGTACTTTTGATGTATATTCCAATATTAACCCTGATCAGGTATATGACGTACCAATTTCTCCTTCTACGGGATTTGGCTCAGTTCTCAGAAACCAGGCAGAAGTTAAATCTAATGGCTTTGAAACTTTATTAGGGTATAGGAAAAGCACAGAATCATTTAGTTGGGATATTAAAGCCAATTATTCTTATAATGATTCCAAGGTTACTTATATAAAAGGAGACCCTACACCAACTATTGTTTCCGGATTGAAAGCATTTTTCCCCGGACATAACCCAACTGAATATTATACAAGATTATGGGCTGGGGTAGATCCATCAAATGGAGATCCGCTTTGGTATACGGATGCATCAAGAACAGCTACTACTAATGATGTGAATAAGGCACAACTATCGTTTACAGGACAGAAAGCTTTACCTACACATGTTGCCAGTTTAATCAATGAATTTACCTATAAAGGAGCGAGATTGTCATTTATGCTAACTTATCAGGGGGATTATTCTGTATGGGACAGATGGGGATTTGTATACGAATCGGATGGTGCATACCCAACTGTGAATACAACATGGGAGTCTTTATATGATTCCTGGAGTCCTTCCAATCCTAATGCTTCAAGACCAAAACAAATGTATAATGGGAATAGGTCTTCTAATGCGAATTCAAGCAGATATTTATACAAAGGAGATAATATTAGATTAAGAAATGTTGAACTGGGATATACCTTTAAAGGTTCGATGCTTAATATTCCTAGTATTAAAGGAATTTATGCTTATGCAAGAGGGGTGAATTTGTATACCTATGCATTTGATAAAAAATTACGTTTTGATCCTGAAGCTAATTCAAATGCCTATGATTATACTGTATCAAATCTAGGTGTTTTTGATATGACGCAACCTAATATGAGGCAGTTTATTTTTGGTATTCAGGTTGATTTCTAA
- a CDS encoding hydroxymethylglutaryl-CoA synthase family protein, whose translation MSFGIEAASYYVPSLYLEIKDLAEKRGIEPAKLEKGLGLHKMGLSDVHEDAATFAAEALLRLIKDYNISPKEIARVYLGTESAVDAAKPTASYAVQMVEKVLEEEYGERNFKNCDVLDMTFACVGGVDALHNALDFVRVNPDKKAVVIASDYAKYELASSGEYTQGGGAVALLVSSKPDLLEIENNWGVASESVFDFFKPRRQYNKEALKNAPETYPEKIEIFTDEPVFDGQYSNQCYQDRIREAYQHYKEIIKQEKPYESWKYIIFHLPYAFHGKRVFTEIYSLENGLPYGTPDEQKAVAKSENYLQLINDKIEKTQRASSEIGNMYTASIFMALLSALQTSFNENEELSGKEIGFVGYGSGSKSKVFAGKVSDNWKNVASKWNLFENLNDRTAVDFETYEQLHRKQFKKSVNNNYKGFGLVSIETDNPVLTGARYYGYQK comes from the coding sequence ATGAGTTTTGGAATTGAGGCGGCAAGCTATTATGTGCCTTCTTTGTATTTGGAAATTAAAGATTTAGCGGAAAAAAGAGGCATAGAACCGGCAAAACTGGAGAAAGGGCTGGGACTTCATAAAATGGGGCTTTCTGATGTTCATGAAGATGCGGCTACTTTTGCGGCGGAAGCATTGTTAAGATTAATAAAAGATTACAACATCAGCCCTAAAGAAATAGCAAGGGTTTATCTGGGTACGGAAAGTGCTGTGGACGCAGCAAAACCCACTGCATCTTATGCTGTGCAGATGGTAGAAAAAGTGTTGGAAGAAGAATATGGCGAAAGAAATTTTAAGAACTGTGATGTTCTCGATATGACCTTTGCCTGTGTAGGAGGTGTGGATGCTTTGCACAATGCATTGGATTTTGTAAGGGTAAACCCGGATAAAAAAGCAGTAGTCATTGCCAGTGATTATGCTAAATATGAATTAGCTTCTTCCGGAGAGTATACACAGGGTGGGGGAGCAGTCGCTTTGTTGGTGTCCTCAAAACCCGACCTTCTTGAAATTGAAAATAACTGGGGAGTGGCTTCGGAAAGCGTTTTTGACTTTTTTAAACCCAGAAGACAATACAATAAAGAAGCTTTGAAGAATGCACCGGAGACTTATCCTGAGAAGATTGAGATCTTTACCGATGAACCGGTATTTGACGGTCAGTATTCCAATCAATGTTATCAGGACAGGATCAGGGAAGCTTATCAGCATTATAAAGAGATTATAAAACAGGAAAAGCCTTATGAGAGCTGGAAATATATTATTTTCCACCTTCCGTATGCCTTTCACGGGAAAAGAGTATTTACAGAGATCTACAGCCTTGAGAACGGACTTCCTTACGGGACGCCTGATGAGCAAAAAGCTGTTGCAAAATCTGAAAATTATCTGCAGCTCATCAATGATAAGATAGAAAAAACCCAGCGGGCCTCTTCTGAAATAGGGAATATGTATACTGCTTCTATCTTTATGGCACTTTTATCCGCTCTTCAGACTTCTTTTAACGAAAATGAGGAACTGTCCGGAAAAGAAATAGGTTTTGTGGGATACGGAAGCGGTTCAAAATCAAAAGTTTTTGCCGGAAAGGTTTCTGACAATTGGAAAAACGTGGCATCAAAGTGGAATCTATTTGAAAATTTAAATGATCGCACCGCTGTTGATTTTGAAACTTATGAGCAATTGCACAGAAAGCAATTTAAAAAGTCTGTAAACAATAATTATAAAGGTTTCGGGCTTGTTTCTATTGAAACTGACAATCCTGTTCTAACAGGTGCCAGATATTACGGATATCAGAAATAA
- a CDS encoding M1 family metallopeptidase produces the protein MRKAILSIAVLGILFSTQVSAQTETSGREKVYRATHTKVTELKHTRLKVNFDYQKEQMNGEEWLTASPYFYPTNELILDAKAMLIHEVALDNNGKRSPLKYEYKNDVLKINLDKTYQKNQDYTVYIKYTSRPNEVKQEGSMAINDAKGLYFINAQGTDPDLPTQIWTQGETESSSAWFPTIDKPNQKTTQEIYMTVPDKYVTLSNGLLKDSQKEPNGMRTDHWVMDKRHSTYLFFMGVGEYAIVKDKWKNIPVDYYIEKEYEPYAKQIYGNTPEMIEFFSKKMNYDYPWAKYAQISGRNYVSGAMENTTATLHGSDILQKPGQLIDENTWEDTIAHELFHHWFGDLVTAESWSNLTVNESFANYSEYLWNEYKYGKDQADYHLMSDVNMYIHNPGDFKKNLVRFNYDSREDVFDLVTYQKGGGILNMLRNYLGDDAFFAGMNDYLKTNEYQNAEAHQLRLSFEKVSGKDLNWFFNQWYFGNGNPKINYSSTFEPVKKQVSVTISQTQEQPFEFPLAIDVYDNGKPKRYNVWVNAEAKNTFSFDVSKTPDILNINADGVLLAEITETKTPEQNLMQFTNSKEFKSRYNALTGIKDQVGKNPAAIRLLAAALKDPFFRVRIKALELMDLTNPDQMKALGAEVEKIAVNDPKTLTQAAAIAALAKTKDKKYLPIYEKGVNAVSNAVKANSLNALITIDPSKVNTLADKIDLDGASDELLALFMPVVVKNKIVSQMEYIAPLTAFYPFVKFQDPELGKTAEEGYNWIMSSDNPKAVEKMTKTLGYAKNQMANNPQAKMMVVQILKDGLSKKMELLRQNPQNAASINKQIDAINKAIENFK, from the coding sequence ATGAGAAAGGCCATTTTATCAATTGCTGTACTTGGAATTTTATTTTCAACCCAGGTATCTGCACAAACAGAAACATCAGGAAGGGAAAAAGTTTACAGAGCAACGCACACCAAAGTAACAGAGCTTAAGCATACCAGGCTGAAAGTAAATTTCGATTATCAGAAAGAACAGATGAATGGAGAAGAATGGCTTACGGCTTCACCCTATTTCTATCCCACCAATGAGCTTATACTCGATGCGAAAGCAATGCTGATTCATGAAGTGGCACTTGATAACAACGGCAAAAGATCTCCTTTAAAATACGAATACAAAAATGATGTCCTGAAAATTAATCTCGATAAAACCTATCAGAAAAACCAGGACTACACAGTTTATATCAAATACACATCCCGTCCGAATGAAGTAAAACAGGAAGGAAGTATGGCCATCAATGATGCCAAAGGTCTATATTTCATCAATGCCCAGGGAACAGATCCTGACCTGCCTACACAGATCTGGACGCAGGGAGAAACCGAATCTTCCTCAGCATGGTTTCCGACCATAGATAAGCCTAATCAGAAGACCACCCAGGAAATTTATATGACTGTTCCTGACAAGTATGTTACCCTTTCAAACGGTCTGTTAAAAGACTCTCAGAAAGAGCCCAACGGTATGAGAACCGATCATTGGGTTATGGATAAAAGACATTCTACTTATCTTTTCTTTATGGGGGTAGGAGAATATGCTATTGTAAAAGACAAATGGAAAAATATTCCGGTTGATTACTATATAGAGAAAGAATACGAACCCTATGCAAAGCAGATCTATGGAAATACCCCTGAAATGATCGAGTTCTTCTCTAAAAAAATGAATTATGACTATCCGTGGGCAAAATATGCACAGATTTCCGGCAGGAACTACGTAAGCGGAGCGATGGAAAATACAACGGCAACCCTCCACGGAAGTGATATTCTTCAAAAGCCAGGCCAGCTTATCGATGAAAATACATGGGAAGATACCATTGCCCATGAATTGTTCCACCATTGGTTTGGCGACCTGGTGACAGCAGAAAGCTGGAGCAACCTTACCGTAAACGAATCTTTTGCCAACTATTCCGAATACCTTTGGAATGAATATAAATACGGAAAAGATCAGGCAGACTATCACCTGATGAGTGACGTAAATATGTACATCCATAATCCGGGTGATTTCAAGAAAAATCTGGTAAGATTCAATTATGACTCCCGTGAAGATGTGTTTGATCTCGTAACCTATCAGAAAGGAGGCGGAATCCTGAATATGCTGAGAAACTATCTGGGGGATGATGCTTTCTTTGCCGGAATGAATGATTACCTGAAAACTAATGAATATCAAAACGCAGAAGCTCACCAGTTGAGATTGTCTTTTGAAAAAGTTTCAGGAAAAGATCTGAACTGGTTCTTCAATCAGTGGTATTTTGGCAACGGAAATCCGAAAATCAACTATTCATCTACATTTGAGCCGGTGAAAAAGCAGGTTTCTGTAACCATCAGCCAGACTCAGGAGCAGCCATTTGAATTCCCTCTGGCAATTGATGTTTATGATAACGGTAAGCCGAAAAGATACAATGTATGGGTAAATGCAGAAGCAAAAAATACGTTCAGTTTCGATGTTTCAAAAACCCCGGATATACTGAATATTAATGCAGATGGAGTTCTGTTGGCAGAGATCACGGAAACGAAAACACCTGAACAGAACCTGATGCAGTTTACCAATTCCAAAGAGTTTAAAAGCAGGTATAATGCTCTGACAGGTATTAAGGATCAGGTTGGGAAAAACCCTGCCGCGATCAGATTATTAGCTGCAGCATTGAAAGACCCGTTCTTCAGGGTAAGAATAAAAGCTTTGGAATTAATGGATCTTACCAATCCTGACCAGATGAAAGCTTTAGGAGCTGAGGTCGAAAAAATAGCTGTAAATGATCCGAAAACATTGACCCAGGCGGCAGCTATTGCAGCTTTGGCAAAAACAAAAGATAAAAAATACCTTCCAATCTATGAAAAAGGAGTCAATGCAGTTTCTAATGCTGTAAAAGCAAATTCTCTGAATGCACTTATCACCATTGACCCGTCAAAAGTGAATACCTTAGCTGATAAAATAGATCTGGACGGTGCTTCGGATGAGTTATTAGCCCTTTTCATGCCGGTTGTTGTGAAGAACAAAATAGTTTCCCAAATGGAATACATTGCGCCTCTTACAGCATTCTATCCGTTTGTTAAATTCCAGGATCCGGAATTGGGAAAAACTGCAGAAGAAGGGTATAACTGGATCATGAGTTCAGATAATCCGAAAGCAGTTGAGAAAATGACCAAGACCTTAGGCTATGCGAAAAACCAGATGGCAAACAATCCACAGGCTAAAATGATGGTTGTTCAGATACTGAAAGATGGGTTAAGCAAAAAAATGGAACTGCTGAGACAGAATCCGCAAAATGCAGCAAGCATCAATAAACAGATCGATGCTATCAACAAAGCAATTGAAAATTTTAAATAA